TCGCGCTGAATGCGGATCAGCGGGAAATTGTCCTGCGGGCAATTCAGGAAGTTTGCGCTTATCGCGCGTGGCGGTTGTGGGCGGTGCATGTCCGGTCCGATCACGTTCATGTGGTAGTCAGCGCGAGCATCGGTCCGTAGCGCGTGTTGAATGATTTTAAGGCCTATGCCAGCCTGGCGCTGAATGCAACGGGAATGGAACCGCATGGTCGTAGGCGATGGACCCACCACGGCAGCACACAATACTTATGGATCCCACAGCAGGTTTCTGGGGCCATTGACTATGTGTTGAATCAACAGGGCGAGCCCATGGCCGTCTGGCCGGTGACAGAGCCGCGACCGTGAGGGAGCGGGGGTTGGTTTTGAGGCGTTGATGCGGGATAGTGCTGCAATATCTTTAGTTCCGCTTCCGCCCTAAAACCAACCACCGCTCCCTCACGGTCGCGGCTCTGTCACGCACGCGCGGCGCTATTGCTGCTGGATGGGGAAGCCGGGGATGGGGGGAGAGATCGGGGCGGGGCGCGGCTGGCTTCCGGGCTGACCGAAGGGTTGGCTGAATGGCTGCTGGAAGGGTTGCTGCTGTCCCCCGAAGGGCTGCTGTGGCTGATTGCCGGGGGGCTGTTGTTGCGGCTGGCCAAATGGCTGACCGAACGGTTGTCCGAAGGGCTGCGGCTGGGCGAACGGCTGGGGGTTTGCGAAGGGTTGCGGCTGCCCGGCGGGAGTCGGCTGGCCTGGCTGTCCTGGCTGTCCGGGAACGCCCGGTTGCTGCTGCACCGGAGGCGGGGGTTCAGGGACATCGGGCAGGCCGGTTAATTCGCGTCCAAAGAAGAGGGCGCGCGAGGCAATCAACTCCGCCGGGTCGGGTCGCATGATGATGGGGCGAATCGCCAGCACGAACTCACTGTCCTGCTGCTGGCGGCGGCGCGTGCCGAATAGCGAACCGATGATGGGTATCCGCGACAGCAACGGATAGCCGGAGACCGTCTTCACATCGGAGTGCTGGAACAGTCCGCCGAGCAGATAGGCCTCGCCGTCGCGCAGACGGACTTGCGAGATGGTTTGGCGATTCGAGATGGTGGGAATGCCGATGGTGTTCAGGCTGGCGATGGACTTGGTGGCCAGATCGAACTGCAAAGTAATCTCGCCGCCCGCGTGGAAATAGGCGGTGGCGGTGAGGTTGGTTCCGATGTCCTGATACTGGACGTCGGGAAACAGGCCGGTGTTGGCGTCAGCGGCCAGACTGGGATCTGCATAGGTGGCGTTCAGCACCGGATAGCGCACGCCGGAGAGCAACGTGACTTTTTGTCCCTTCGCAGCGCGCATGCGCATCACCTGCCGTGAGCGCACCAGCGATGAATTGCTGTTCAGCACCAGTTGCAATCCCGGCAGGGTCAGCCCGTAGAGCGTCTGCAAAGTTCCGAACGCGCCGATGCTCGGCAAGCGTGCGGCCGCCGCCGAGAGTGGAGCCGAAGGCAATCCCGCCAGGCCTACTCCACTCAGCGCGCTGACCGCCGGTAGCACCGCGCCCGCCGCGGCCTGCGCGGGCAGGAATACCAAGTCAAAGGGCCGCGCCACGGTGAGGCCGATCTCGCGCGCGCGGTCGCGGTTCAGTTCCCACAGGTGAACCTCCAGCAGCACCTCGCCGGGAGGATTCTGAAAGGCTTCGATGAATTTGCTGGCCAGCTTCACTTGACGGGCGCGGCCGCGGATGGCGATGGTGCGCGCGCGATTGTCGGGGATGACGCGCCGCAGGTCCACCATGTTGCGCAGCGCGGTGATGATCTCGCTCATCTGTTCAGGCGTGACGGCGGGGTTCAGCGCGAAGTAGGCGAGTACGTTGCGCTCCAGGTCGGCGTGCTTCTCGGCGGTGTCGGGAGCGATCAGTCCCACGCGCTCTGCAATGGGCACGACGAAGGACCTAGTGAGGGCGCCGGCGGCGGCCAGCGCTTCATCAAGCGTGGCTTCGTGCATATGAAATGGCGCGACGATGCGCGTCTCGGTGAGGCTGCCATCGTAGCTGAGCGTAATCTGGAAGGCGCGGGAGATGGCGTCGTAGATGCCGCGAATGCTGGGCGTCTCCACATCGATGCTGGCGCGCTCGACGGGGCTTCTTAATTCCACCAGTTGCGCGGTGGAATAGGCTGCTCCCGCGCTATCGGTTCTGGTGGTCGTTCCGGCGGAAGTTTCCAGGGCGGGGAATATCTGCGCGGACGCGACAGTGGCAGTGGCGAATTCCAGCGCCAGCCATCCGGCCATCAGGACCGCTAGCTTAAACCTATCGCGCATTTTAGCCCAGTCGCCCATATCACTGATTGTAGGCCGCGCCGTGAGGCTACGCAACGATTGCGCCAGGTGTTTGTGCGGGGAGAATTAACTAAGGCAATGGGGTGGAGCAGAGCCGCGACCGTAAGGG
The DNA window shown above is from Acidobacteriota bacterium and carries:
- a CDS encoding type II and III secretion system protein is translated as MGDWAKMRDRFKLAVLMAGWLALEFATATVASAQIFPALETSAGTTTRTDSAGAAYSTAQLVELRSPVERASIDVETPSIRGIYDAISRAFQITLSYDGSLTETRIVAPFHMHEATLDEALAAAGALTRSFVVPIAERVGLIAPDTAEKHADLERNVLAYFALNPAVTPEQMSEIITALRNMVDLRRVIPDNRARTIAIRGRARQVKLASKFIEAFQNPPGEVLLEVHLWELNRDRAREIGLTVARPFDLVFLPAQAAAGAVLPAVSALSGVGLAGLPSAPLSAAAARLPSIGAFGTLQTLYGLTLPGLQLVLNSNSSLVRSRQVMRMRAAKGQKVTLLSGVRYPVLNATYADPSLAADANTGLFPDVQYQDIGTNLTATAYFHAGGEITLQFDLATKSIASLNTIGIPTISNRQTISQVRLRDGEAYLLGGLFQHSDVKTVSGYPLLSRIPIIGSLFGTRRRQQQDSEFVLAIRPIIMRPDPAELIASRALFFGRELTGLPDVPEPPPPVQQQPGVPGQPGQPGQPTPAGQPQPFANPQPFAQPQPFGQPFGQPFGQPQQQPPGNQPQQPFGGQQQPFQQPFSQPFGQPGSQPRPAPISPPIPGFPIQQQ